The Pararhizobium sp. IMCC21322 sequence CCGAGCGGATTTCGTTGACGCCAGCCATAGGACTACTCTCATTTGCTGCGAAGAGGCGCACAAACCCGTCGGAATTGCCTTTCGGCCCCCAACCGGATCATGCGCATCCTTCTGAAGATCAAGGATTGTTTAGATCGACGGGTGTTTTAGCGATCCGGTGAATATGTGTCCATAGGGGTATGAAAACCAGATGTTTTGCTTCAAACAAAAAAGCCGCCTGAAACAGGCGGCTTTAAAAGTCTGAACGTTTGAAAAAGCCTATGCGCTCAACGCACCATCATCTTTCTCGTCATCAGACCTTGGATCGTCTTCCAGAAGTTTCTCGGCAATCAGGCCTGCATTCTGGCGGATCGCTGTTTCAATTTCCTGAGCAAGGTCCGGGTTTTCTTTAAGAAACTGCTTTGAGTTTTCACGGCCCTGCCCCAGACGCTGACTGTCATAAGAGAACCAGGCACCGGATTTATCGACAATCCCCGCCTTCACACCCAGATCAAGCAACTCACCAGTCTTGGAAACACCTGACCCATACATGATATCGAACTCGATCTGCTTGAATGGTGGTGCAAGCTTGTTCTTGACCACTTTGATACGGGTCTGATTGCCCACAACCTCATCACCATTCTTGATCGCGCCGATACGGCGAATATCGAGGCGTACAGACGCGTAGAATTTAAGGGCATTACCACCCGTCGTGGTTTCCGGACTGCCAAACATCACACCGATCTTCATACGGATCTGGTTGATGAAAATAACCATGGTGTTTGATTTTGAAATTGAGGCTGTCAGTTTCCGCAAGGCCTGGCTCATCAAACGGGCCTGCAGGCCTGGCAATGAATCACCCATTTCGCCTTCAAGCTCCGCGCGCGGCGTAAGGGCTGCAACAGAATCGATCACCAGCACATCGACCGCGCCGGAGCGCACCAGCGTATCGGCGATTTCGAGCGCCTGCTCACCGGCATCAGGCTGTGAAATCAGAAGATCATCCAGATTAATGCCCAGTTTGCGTGCATAGATCGGATCAAGCGCATGCTCAGCATCGATAAAAGCGCACACGCCACCAATTTTTTGCGCCTCTGCAATCGTGTGCAGCGCCATGGTTGTTTTGCCCGATGATTCAGGACCGTAAATTTCAACAATACGCCCGCGTGGCAGGCCACCAACACCCAGTGCAATGTCAAGACCAAGGCAACCTGTGGAGATTGTCTCAATCTCGACCACATTGTCCTGACCCAACCGCATGATTGAACCTTTACCGAAAGCGCGCTCTATCTGCCCGAGCGCTGCATCCAATGCTTTTGTCTTATTATCCATTCCGTCTCCATCGACGACTCTGAGCGAATTGATCATTTGACCCTCTTTGTTTCATGCAGACGCTGTTGTTGCAATTGCCAATAATGTACATGTTTTGTTCCATATTGGCAATGGCGTTTTATATGATTGATTATTAAAAGCTATTTAATACATGTTCTTTTTTTGTTCGGCCTGATTTTGGCAATCAAAGGTCTCGGGAATTGTCGTTCAACATAGCGCGCATGAAGAATCAGTTCCTATCATATCCGGGCATTGCGACACTCTGTGTCAGCGCGTTGGAGCCGGTCCCGTTGAATCGCGCACAACCAGTTCCACCGGCCATACAGTTCGCTGCGGCGTCTCATGCGGCAAGCGCACATGTTGCAACAACATTTTGCTGATCTCGGTCCCTGCCTGACGGATAGAGGACCTGGTCGTTGTCAAAGCCGGATGCATCTGTTCCGCCTTCAAAAAGGGCAACACATCATCATGCGCGATCAGCGACACATCGGTTCCGATACTTTGCCCATTGCTGACAATTGCACGGGACGCACCCAGCGCCATCAAAGTACTGGAACACAGGATCGCCGTCGGCGGATCAGACAAATTCAAAAGGTCTTGCGTAAAGCTGAAACCGTTTTCCTCGCTCATATCACCATCGCACAGAAGCTCTGGATCAATCGCCACCTCGCGTTCAGCCAGTGCCTTACGATATCCAAGTTCCCTGTGGCGGGCGAACATCATGGCATTGGGGCTGTAGTTCAAAAGAGCAATGCGACGATGACCAAGATCAAGCAGATATCGGGTTGCCTTCAGAAAGGCGCCCTCATTGTCAATGTCCAGAAAGGCATAAGAACCAACTGCATCTGATCGACCGTGCAGGATGAATGGGAATTTGAGGTCCAGAAGATCCTCCACCCTGTGGTCCTGAATGCGCGGTGATGAAAGAATAATGCCGTCCACACGCCCGTCGCGGACAATACGGCGATACGCCTCGCGCTCGGTCTCCCGTTTGGTGACAGACACCAGAAGATCAATGTCTTTCGTGCCAAGATGCTCGCCAACACCGGCAAGAAACTCTACGAAATGGGGATCGAGCAGCAGATTCTGATCCGCCGTCAGCAGCATGCCGATTGTACCGGCACGGCCTGTGGCCAATCGCCTGGCGCTGGCATTCGCGCTGTAGCCAAGTTCAACGGCCGCGTTCTGCACCCGCAGTCGCGTTGCTTCCTTGACTTCCGGGTAGCCATTCAATGCCCGGCTGACGGTGGTCTGGGACAAGCCAAGATGTTCGGCCAATTCACGTAGGTTCATGATCTCAAATATTCGGTTTCGCAAAGACGTGAGACAAGATACAATTGTCATGCCTCACAAGATCGCAGCTTTACAGATTAAATTCAAAGCGCTTTCAATTCGTCAGTGGAAAAGACCAGAGGCAATTCGTCAACCGTGAAAATGTGCTGCAACGCAATAATGGCTGAATTCTGCCTGTTTAATTCGATCAACTCCGGCATCGGGTATCATTTTAAAAAAATACGCCCATCATTTTCCAATTCAAAGCGCTTTAAAACCTTCCACGATGCGATGAGGCACCATGACCCACAGTTCCCGCATTGCACTCCCAAGTCTGAGCGCTTCCCTGAATTGTTACAAATAAAGCCGCAATACAATCTCCCAATTCACCGAAGAGCATTGTATAGAAAATGCTCAATTATCTGATCCGGTGCGCAATGATTGTTCGCGCAGATACAATTCATGCTGAATGAATTGGCTGGCTTTGAGAGGAATGGTGCATGAGATTTCACAATAGATTTTTGGTAACAGCAGCTATTTTGACGTCGGCTTTTGGAACTGTCAGCGCTTCCCATGCCGTCGATCTGTCTATTGTTACGGGCTGGGAAGGCCGGGACCTGCAAATCCTGCGCGCCAATCTTGCGGTTTATGAAGACCGCACCGGCAATAAAGTCGAAATTGTCCCATTGCCACGTTACACAAATGATCAATTCGAGCGCTATTCGCTGTGGCTGACAGCCCAGAACGAAGAGATCGATCTCTACATGACGGACAGCACTTGGGCGCCGCAATTATCTGAACACTTTCTGGACATGACATTTGCTGCAGAAAACGTCATTCCCAACCACTTTCCGGTGACAATCGAGTCGCAGACTGTGGATGGAAAATTGTTGGCCCTTCCGATTTATGCCGAGGCAACAGCCCTGTATTACCGCAAGGACCTGCTGGAAAAGCATGTCGCCTTCGTACCGGCAAGCTGGTCCGAGATGGTTGACACCGCACGCAGCATTCAGGAGGCTGAACGTGCGGGAGGCAATCTGGAAATGGTGGGCTTCGTATTTCCCGGCGCACTTGGTGAAGACCTGACCGCGACGGCTCTGGAGTGGATCAAATCCCATGGTGGGGGGCAGATTGTCGAGCCAGATGGTACAATTTCCATCAACAATACCAGGGCTGCCGAAGCTTTGAAGATTGCACTGTCCTGGATTGGCGACATTGCGCCGCTTGCGGTCCTTGAATACACAGAGGAAGATGCCCGCAAAGTTTGGGATGCAGGCAATGCTGTGTTTTTCCGAGCTTCATCTGATGAATTCGCCCGCAGCAAAGCGGAAAATGCCCCGCTCAAAGATCTGTTTGAAATGACAAGCCTGCCCATCGGTCAGGGAGGGTCCAGCCCGGCTGCAACTCTGGGCGGCTGGAATGTGGCTGTATCGCGTTACACACCGCATCCCGAAGAGGCAACGGCGCTTGCGCTGTTCCTGGCCTCAAGCGATGTGCAGGAACAAAGAGCCATTCAGCAGGGGAAACTGCCAACCATCGTCGCTCTTTACAATGATATTGATGTCACAACCCAACAGCCCGGTATCAGGCGCTGGAAGGGCATCTTGGAAAATGCAGTGCAACTGCCTGCAGCTGCCACCAAACACAATTACAATGTCGTCAACAGTGAGTTCTGGACCGCGGTTCACAATACACTGTCAGCAAGCGGTTCAGCTGAAGAAAATGTCACGATCCTGGAACGGCGCTTAAAGCGTGTCAAAGGGGCCAACTGGCGCTAGCAGAAGGGTGGCTTCGGATATCGAGAAGGACCCGATTCCAGTATCTTTCTGCGTTTTTGGCGGCGCTTTGATCGATCGCATCGGCACATTTAAAACCGCGTTTCATTCAGGGCAGTCGCATCCAGGGCACTGGCAACAGACCGTTGGCGGTGTGGCCGCAAATGGTGCAAGACATCTGGCACATTTCGGAGCCAAAGTAATTTTCGCAACCGTCTTTGCCGATGATTTTGATGCCCGGACTGTGCGCAATCGCTTGCTTGATGACGGACTGATAATCGTTCCGGACTGCATCATTCCCGGCGGTGCGACCCCCACATATACCGTCATGCATGACCCGTCCGGTGATGTGATTGCGGGCCTTGCCGATATGGCGCTGCATCAGCATATGGATGAGGCCTGGGCCCGCAACGTCGCCATGGCTGGCTCAGAAAGCACTCACTGGATTGCCGATACAAATATCGCACCGGCGGCTCTTACCGAACTGGCGCAGTTAAAGGGCAACAGGAAATTGTTCCTGATGGTGGTCTCACCAGCCAAAACCGCTGGATTGATGCCCTTGTTGCGCCATTTGGACGGCATCATCTGCAATCGACAGGAAGCTGAGGCTCTGGCAGATTCAATTTTCCCTGATGCGCCCTGCGCTGCCAAGGGACTTGCTGCTCTTGGCATACCCCTTTGCATTGTCAGTGATGGTGCCAAAGCCAGTGCTCTTGCCTGCAGAACACCAGACCGCTCCTTGCAACTGACGCTGAAAACGCCTTTGCCAATTGCAGACGAGACAGAAGCTGGACCAAAGAAACAATTTCGCATGACCGGCGCTGGCGATATGTTCGCTGCAGCCTGTCTTTTTGCATTATGCACCAAGACTGCTATAGCGCCCGGAAATGTTCTCCGGCATGGGCATGCCGCTGCAAGGCTTGCCATGATGGAAGAGGATTCCTGCCCGACAATCTGTTGGCGCGCAGTAACCGACGCAGCAGACCAAGAAAGCAACAATAATGACTAAAAGCCTGTCTCAGCTCCTGCAGATATCAAAACCCGTCGCTGCGGCCCTGGCCGCTGGAAAACCGGTTGTTGCCCTTGAGTCGACTATCATCACCCATGGCATGCCATGGCCGCAAAATCTGGAAACAGCACAGGCTGTTGAACAAACGATCATGGATGAAGGCGCTGTTCCCGCGACCATCGCGGTGATGGATGGAACCATACGGGTTGGCCTTTCATCAGATGATCTGACGCGGCTGGCAAAGTTAGATGATGTTCGCAAATTATCCCGTGCGGACCTTGCCCATGCACTGGTTCTGGAACAGCCCGGCTCAACAACCGTGGCAGCCACCATGCTGTGTTCACAGCTCGCAGGTATCAAAGTCTTTGCAACCGGCGGATTGGGTGGCGTGCATCGCGGTGTCTCTGAGACAATGGATATTTCTGCAGATTTGGGTGAATTCCTGAAATCATCAGTGACTGTGGTCTGCGCCGGAGCCAAAGCCATTCTGGATGTTCCAAAAACGCTGGAGTGGCTGGAGACGCTGGGCGTTCCGGTGCTCTCATATGGCACGGATAATTTTCCAGCATTCTGGTCCCGCGACAGCGGCCTTGCCTCTCCCTTGCGACTGGATACGCCGGAACAAATTGCTGATTTTATTCGGACCCGCGCTGTTTTGGGACAGGAAGGCGGACTGGTGGTCGCCAACCCGGTTCCGGCAGAAGCAGAAATCGACAGGACAGATCTGGAGCCGCTGATTTCACAAGCGCTGGCTGAAGCCAGCGCTGCAGGCATTGGCGGCAAGGAGGTCACGCCCTATCTTCTGCAACGTATTTTTGAATTGACGGACGGGCGCAGCCTGGAGACCAATATTGCGCTGGTCAAAAACAATGCTGTATTGGCCGCAAAAATTGCAGCTGCCCTGTAATGATTATGGGCTAAGCTTCGTCCAGCACTTCCTTGACGGCCGTTGCCAGCTGTTTCAGTGAA is a genomic window containing:
- the recA gene encoding recombinase RecA, producing MINSLRVVDGDGMDNKTKALDAALGQIERAFGKGSIMRLGQDNVVEIETISTGCLGLDIALGVGGLPRGRIVEIYGPESSGKTTMALHTIAEAQKIGGVCAFIDAEHALDPIYARKLGINLDDLLISQPDAGEQALEIADTLVRSGAVDVLVIDSVAALTPRAELEGEMGDSLPGLQARLMSQALRKLTASISKSNTMVIFINQIRMKIGVMFGSPETTTGGNALKFYASVRLDIRRIGAIKNGDEVVGNQTRIKVVKNKLAPPFKQIEFDIMYGSGVSKTGELLDLGVKAGIVDKSGAWFSYDSQRLGQGRENSKQFLKENPDLAQEIETAIRQNAGLIAEKLLEDDPRSDDEKDDGALSA
- a CDS encoding LacI family DNA-binding transcriptional regulator, giving the protein MNLRELAEHLGLSQTTVSRALNGYPEVKEATRLRVQNAAVELGYSANASARRLATGRAGTIGMLLTADQNLLLDPHFVEFLAGVGEHLGTKDIDLLVSVTKRETEREAYRRIVRDGRVDGIILSSPRIQDHRVEDLLDLKFPFILHGRSDAVGSYAFLDIDNEGAFLKATRYLLDLGHRRIALLNYSPNAMMFARHRELGYRKALAEREVAIDPELLCDGDMSEENGFSFTQDLLNLSDPPTAILCSSTLMALGASRAIVSNGQSIGTDVSLIAHDDVLPFLKAEQMHPALTTTRSSIRQAGTEISKMLLQHVRLPHETPQRTVWPVELVVRDSTGPAPTR
- a CDS encoding extracellular solute-binding protein; this translates as MRFHNRFLVTAAILTSAFGTVSASHAVDLSIVTGWEGRDLQILRANLAVYEDRTGNKVEIVPLPRYTNDQFERYSLWLTAQNEEIDLYMTDSTWAPQLSEHFLDMTFAAENVIPNHFPVTIESQTVDGKLLALPIYAEATALYYRKDLLEKHVAFVPASWSEMVDTARSIQEAERAGGNLEMVGFVFPGALGEDLTATALEWIKSHGGGQIVEPDGTISINNTRAAEALKIALSWIGDIAPLAVLEYTEEDARKVWDAGNAVFFRASSDEFARSKAENAPLKDLFEMTSLPIGQGGSSPAATLGGWNVAVSRYTPHPEEATALALFLASSDVQEQRAIQQGKLPTIVALYNDIDVTTQQPGIRRWKGILENAVQLPAAATKHNYNVVNSEFWTAVHNTLSASGSAEENVTILERRLKRVKGANWR
- a CDS encoding PfkB family carbohydrate kinase, translated to MASDIEKDPIPVSFCVFGGALIDRIGTFKTAFHSGQSHPGHWQQTVGGVAANGARHLAHFGAKVIFATVFADDFDARTVRNRLLDDGLIIVPDCIIPGGATPTYTVMHDPSGDVIAGLADMALHQHMDEAWARNVAMAGSESTHWIADTNIAPAALTELAQLKGNRKLFLMVVSPAKTAGLMPLLRHLDGIICNRQEAEALADSIFPDAPCAAKGLAALGIPLCIVSDGAKASALACRTPDRSLQLTLKTPLPIADETEAGPKKQFRMTGAGDMFAAACLFALCTKTAIAPGNVLRHGHAAARLAMMEEDSCPTICWRAVTDAADQESNNND
- a CDS encoding pseudouridine-5'-phosphate glycosidase → MTKSLSQLLQISKPVAAALAAGKPVVALESTIITHGMPWPQNLETAQAVEQTIMDEGAVPATIAVMDGTIRVGLSSDDLTRLAKLDDVRKLSRADLAHALVLEQPGSTTVAATMLCSQLAGIKVFATGGLGGVHRGVSETMDISADLGEFLKSSVTVVCAGAKAILDVPKTLEWLETLGVPVLSYGTDNFPAFWSRDSGLASPLRLDTPEQIADFIRTRAVLGQEGGLVVANPVPAEAEIDRTDLEPLISQALAEASAAGIGGKEVTPYLLQRIFELTDGRSLETNIALVKNNAVLAAKIAAAL